One genomic region from Sulfurimonas sp. hsl 1-7 encodes:
- a CDS encoding GGDEF domain-containing protein: protein MEHKNPECNLADDLKKKIELLDIAFQPIVNIHTGKIYAVEALLRNFRDIGCKSIFEVFDMVYKENLLYCFDLALRRKALKKFTKIKNFENLKLFYNLDNRLFEMHNFAPGNTSQILKELNIKQETICFEISERHEISDKFGMERTLQHYKNANFCIAIDDFGVGYAGYKLLFDSTPDIIKIDRYFLQNIDKDTKKKQMVKSITHLAIELGIKVIAEGVETKEEYLTCKEIGCNFVQGYFVQKPTVNVDEIEKKYYHVIDVIKEDKRKRKGNNLLKYLNKIEPLKSKSSMQKVVDYFKENNNTPIVPVVNNNNEPVGVFYESQIKDYLYSPYGMSLLLNENKETSKLKNFIAKCPSTDVRSDISTIIELYSKNGDSQGIIITQNANYLGFLSAGDIIKLMHEENLVTARDQNPLTKMPGNRVVEKTISTISCDEKHLLCYFDLDNFKAYNDKYGFRNGDRIIQLFADILHKHLPQEYFKGHIGGDDFFVSSQDQTQGYQQIQNVIKEFENQAKTFYSQEDRERGYIIASDRDGEQKKFELLTVSASVLYVNNVDTSQFSNHINHILSKQKKLAKSDKTKIVASSLL, encoded by the coding sequence TTGGAACACAAGAATCCTGAGTGTAATTTAGCTGATGATTTAAAGAAAAAAATTGAATTATTAGATATAGCTTTTCAACCTATTGTCAATATCCATACGGGTAAGATATACGCGGTTGAAGCACTTCTTAGAAACTTTAGAGATATTGGATGCAAATCTATTTTTGAAGTTTTTGACATGGTATATAAAGAGAATCTTCTTTATTGTTTTGACCTGGCTCTCAGAAGAAAAGCACTTAAAAAGTTTACAAAAATCAAAAACTTTGAGAACCTGAAACTCTTTTACAATCTTGACAACAGACTCTTTGAGATGCATAATTTTGCACCCGGTAACACAAGCCAGATCTTAAAAGAGCTCAACATTAAACAAGAAACTATCTGTTTTGAGATCTCTGAAAGACATGAAATATCTGACAAATTCGGAATGGAAAGAACGCTGCAACACTATAAAAATGCAAACTTCTGTATAGCCATAGATGACTTCGGTGTTGGCTATGCTGGATATAAACTTCTCTTTGACTCTACTCCCGATATTATAAAAATAGACAGATATTTTCTCCAAAATATCGATAAAGACACCAAAAAGAAACAGATGGTCAAAAGTATTACCCATCTTGCCATTGAGCTCGGTATTAAAGTGATCGCAGAAGGTGTTGAAACAAAAGAGGAATACCTCACCTGTAAAGAGATAGGGTGTAATTTCGTACAAGGTTATTTTGTCCAAAAACCGACTGTAAACGTTGATGAAATAGAGAAAAAATATTACCATGTTATTGATGTGATTAAAGAGGATAAACGCAAACGTAAAGGGAATAATCTTTTAAAATATCTTAATAAGATCGAACCTTTAAAATCAAAATCTTCTATGCAAAAAGTTGTTGACTACTTTAAAGAGAACAACAACACTCCTATAGTCCCTGTTGTCAATAACAACAACGAACCTGTAGGTGTATTTTACGAATCTCAAATAAAAGACTACCTCTACTCGCCTTATGGGATGTCACTTTTACTAAATGAAAATAAAGAGACCTCAAAACTTAAAAACTTCATTGCAAAATGTCCCTCAACAGATGTCAGAAGCGACATCTCGACAATCATTGAGCTCTACTCCAAAAACGGAGATTCCCAAGGGATTATCATAACTCAAAACGCAAACTATTTAGGTTTTCTTTCAGCAGGTGACATTATTAAACTTATGCATGAAGAAAATCTCGTAACTGCACGTGATCAAAATCCATTGACAAAAATGCCCGGGAACAGAGTTGTTGAAAAAACAATTTCTACAATCTCATGCGATGAAAAACACCTTTTATGTTACTTTGATCTGGATAATTTTAAAGCGTATAATGACAAATACGGCTTTAGAAACGGCGATCGTATCATCCAACTTTTCGCAGATATTTTACATAAACATCTCCCTCAGGAGTATTTCAAAGGCCACATCGGAGGGGATGATTTTTTTGTCTCATCCCAAGATCAGACACAGGGGTATCAACAGATACAAAATGTTATAAAAGAGTTTGAAAATCAAGCAAAAACGTTTTACTCGCAAGAGGATCGAGAGAGAGGTTACATAATTGCTTCAGATAGAGACGGAGAGCAAAAAAAATTTGAATTGTTAACGGTTAGTGCATCAGTTTTATATGTAAATAATGTAGACACATCTCAGTTTTCAAATCACATTAATCACATCTTATCAAAGCAAAAAAAATTGGCAAAAAGTGATAAAACAAAAATCGTTGCAAGCTCTTTACTCTAG
- the leuA gene encoding 2-isopropylmalate synthase, with amino-acid sequence MKHIPSGKYQPYPKIDLPNRQWPDNTITKAPIWCSVDLRDGNQALINPMNMEKKLELFTLLLKLGFKEIEVGFPSASKVEFDFLRKLVDDKLIPDDVTVQVLVQAREHLIAKTFEALQGVKKATVHLYNSTSIAQRKIVFGKSQEEIIELALEGVDLVKKYEAQHDGKIFLEYSPESFTGTELEFAAKISNAVTARWGISAERPVIINLPATVEMATPNIYADQIEWMSRHLDNREHILISTHTHNDRGTSIAATELALLAGADRVEGTLLSNGERTGNVDIITLALNMTTQGVDSGLDFSDVNEVVEVVERVTELPTHPRHPYVGDLVYTAFSGSHQDAINKGLAYQQAKEQPFWEVPYLPIDPADVGRTYESIIRINSQSGKGGVAYILEQNYGYQLPKSMHPEIGRAVQMLSDVEGRELTSEEIYGVFKAEYFELDQHIKFIDFSSTTKNKVATCTLTYEYNGKEITSEGTGNGPIDACKDALMKEYKNEFSIKSYSEHSCGDKSSAKAVAYIELKTAEKFSCFGVGRDNDITIATVKALFCALNRTYSN; translated from the coding sequence ATGAAACATATTCCAAGTGGCAAATATCAGCCATATCCAAAAATAGACTTGCCAAACAGACAATGGCCTGACAATACTATTACAAAAGCTCCAATCTGGTGTAGTGTAGATTTACGTGACGGTAATCAAGCACTTATTAACCCGATGAACATGGAGAAAAAACTTGAACTTTTTACACTCTTACTCAAACTTGGATTCAAAGAGATCGAGGTGGGATTCCCATCTGCATCAAAGGTTGAATTTGACTTCTTAAGAAAGTTGGTTGATGACAAATTAATACCTGATGATGTAACGGTACAAGTTCTTGTTCAAGCAAGAGAACATCTTATTGCCAAAACTTTTGAAGCATTACAAGGTGTAAAAAAAGCAACTGTGCATCTTTACAACTCAACTTCAATTGCACAAAGAAAGATCGTATTTGGCAAATCTCAAGAGGAGATCATCGAACTTGCGTTAGAGGGTGTTGATCTTGTAAAAAAATATGAAGCACAGCACGACGGGAAAATCTTTTTAGAGTATTCACCGGAGAGTTTCACTGGAACTGAGTTAGAGTTCGCGGCAAAAATCTCAAATGCAGTAACTGCTCGTTGGGGAATAAGTGCAGAGCGTCCTGTAATCATCAACTTGCCGGCAACGGTTGAGATGGCTACACCAAATATCTATGCAGATCAGATCGAATGGATGAGCAGACATTTAGATAATCGTGAGCATATCCTTATCTCTACGCATACTCATAACGATAGAGGGACATCTATCGCGGCAACAGAGCTTGCACTTTTAGCGGGAGCTGACAGAGTTGAGGGAACGTTGTTAAGCAACGGTGAGCGTACGGGTAATGTTGATATCATCACACTTGCTCTTAATATGACAACGCAAGGTGTTGACAGCGGTCTTGACTTCTCAGACGTAAATGAAGTTGTAGAGGTAGTTGAGCGTGTAACAGAGTTACCGACACACCCAAGACATCCGTATGTAGGTGATCTTGTATATACTGCATTCTCTGGTTCACACCAAGATGCGATTAACAAAGGTCTTGCATATCAGCAAGCAAAAGAGCAGCCTTTCTGGGAAGTTCCGTACTTACCAATCGATCCTGCCGATGTAGGTCGTACGTATGAGTCGATCATCCGTATCAACTCACAATCGGGTAAAGGTGGTGTTGCATACATTTTAGAGCAAAACTACGGTTACCAATTGCCAAAATCGATGCATCCTGAGATCGGACGTGCTGTACAAATGCTTAGTGATGTAGAGGGGCGTGAGCTTACTAGCGAAGAGATCTACGGTGTATTTAAAGCTGAGTATTTTGAACTTGATCAACATATCAAGTTTATCGATTTTAGCTCAACTACAAAAAATAAAGTTGCAACATGCACTTTAACATATGAGTACAACGGCAAAGAGATCACATCTGAAGGTACTGGCAACGGTCCGATCGATGCTTGTAAAGATGCACTGATGAAAGAGTACAAAAATGAGTTTAGTATAAAATCTTACTCTGAGCACTCTTGCGGAGATAAAAGCTCTGCAAAAGCTGTAGCGTATATAGAGCTCAAAACAGCAGAAAAATTCTCTTGTTTTGGAGTTGGAAGAGATAACGATATCACAATCGCTACAGTTAAAGCACTTTTCTGTGCACTAAATAGAACTTACTCAAACTAA
- a CDS encoding ABC transporter ATP-binding protein: MIKITNLHKYFYKGEPREVHALNDVDLVIEDGEFTLLNGPSGCGKSTLLNLIGALDDLSEGEIYFDDDEVSSLGEEDKTTLRLEQIGFVFQAYNLIPVLSVKENIAFIMRLRGFEESIIEKRVTELAKLLDITDKLEYLPNNLSGGEQQRVAVARAVATKPKIILADEPTANLDSINSKILIDMMKELNEKEGVTIIFASHDEMVKENVRRVINMYDGEIVDG, translated from the coding sequence ATGATCAAAATTACAAATCTTCATAAATATTTTTACAAAGGTGAGCCGAGAGAGGTACATGCCTTAAACGATGTTGACCTTGTAATTGAAGATGGAGAGTTTACCCTTTTAAACGGCCCTTCCGGATGCGGGAAGTCAACCTTGCTCAATCTGATAGGTGCCCTTGATGATCTAAGCGAAGGTGAGATCTATTTTGATGATGATGAGGTAAGCTCACTGGGCGAAGAAGACAAAACTACTCTAAGGTTAGAGCAAATCGGTTTTGTTTTTCAGGCGTATAATCTTATCCCGGTTCTCAGTGTGAAAGAAAACATAGCTTTTATAATGCGTTTGCGAGGTTTTGAAGAGAGTATTATAGAGAAGCGTGTTACAGAGCTAGCAAAACTTTTAGATATCACAGACAAGCTTGAATATCTTCCAAATAATTTAAGCGGCGGGGAGCAGCAACGTGTAGCCGTTGCCCGTGCCGTGGCTACGAAGCCGAAAATAATTTTAGCGGATGAACCTACGGCAAATCTCGATTCTATAAACTCGAAAATTTTGATTGATATGATGAAAGAGTTAAATGAAAAAGAGGGGGTCACGATCATCTTTGCCTCACACGACGAGATGGTAAAAGAGAATGTACGAAGAGTGATCAATATGTATGACGGAGAGATAGTTGATGGTTAA
- a CDS encoding ABC transporter permease, which translates to MFTLALKNIFYYKARSITTFILTFISTLLFIVYVSMMDGSHNSMLENSLKIYTSAIEIYKKGYRDEGGYEYYLENVDAYKNKIKTINGIKNIAARYETYGLLSYKDNSSASLVVGIEPEAEADISTLKEALLKGSYLEENSGKCVYMGVDLVKKLSLGLGDEFSFIGGASDGSFAADIFELCGVFKTGMTEFDAGASFISKKYLDDLMYSKDKASYIVVSVKDLEQVDVINQEITTRLNNGNLESLTWKTLMDTMVEAMEVDSIFGYISLALFMVVIFFVIMIYGFINVSARIKEIGVLRSIGVSKKALFKLLSYEIVILTLAALVFAIPIATYITYYYSLHPIVIDGIAEMYKDYGVVSDEIPFNFDLFTVAWNSAVIFLLNYISIFYPYIYVNLFTPLEASRHV; encoded by the coding sequence ATGTTCACTTTAGCACTCAAAAATATCTTTTATTATAAAGCACGCTCAATCACCACATTTATACTTACCTTTATCTCTACACTTCTTTTTATCGTCTATGTCTCTATGATGGACGGTTCACACAACTCTATGCTTGAAAACTCACTCAAAATCTATACCTCGGCTATAGAGATCTATAAAAAAGGGTATCGTGACGAGGGTGGCTATGAGTATTATCTTGAAAATGTTGACGCGTATAAAAACAAGATAAAAACAATAAACGGGATCAAAAATATTGCCGCAAGATATGAGACGTACGGTCTGCTTTCCTATAAAGACAATTCCAGTGCCTCTTTGGTTGTGGGGATAGAACCCGAGGCTGAAGCAGATATATCTACACTTAAAGAGGCTTTGCTCAAAGGAAGTTATCTAGAAGAAAATAGCGGAAAATGTGTCTATATGGGTGTCGATCTTGTGAAAAAGCTCTCTCTTGGTCTTGGAGATGAGTTTTCGTTTATAGGTGGTGCGAGTGACGGCTCTTTTGCCGCAGATATCTTTGAGTTGTGCGGTGTGTTTAAAACAGGGATGACTGAGTTTGATGCAGGAGCATCGTTTATCTCGAAAAAATATCTCGATGATTTGATGTATTCGAAAGACAAGGCCTCATATATTGTAGTAAGCGTAAAAGATTTAGAGCAGGTTGATGTTATAAATCAAGAGATTACTACACGCCTAAACAATGGGAACTTAGAATCACTTACATGGAAAACATTGATGGATACGATGGTCGAGGCTATGGAGGTTGACTCAATCTTTGGATATATCTCTTTGGCACTTTTTATGGTGGTTATCTTCTTTGTAATTATGATCTACGGTTTTATCAATGTGAGTGCTAGAATAAAAGAGATAGGTGTTCTACGTTCAATAGGAGTCTCAAAAAAAGCGCTTTTTAAACTGCTAAGTTATGAGATAGTCATTCTTACTCTTGCGGCACTTGTTTTTGCCATACCCATTGCAACATATATCACCTACTACTATTCACTCCATCCGATTGTAATCGATGGGATTGCGGAGATGTATAAAGATTATGGGGTAGTATCGGATGAGATCCCTTTTAACTTTGATCTATTTACTGTTGCCTGGAATAGTGCGGTTATTTTTCTTTTAAACTATATCAGTATCTTTTACCCGTATATCTATGTAAATCTTTTTACTCCGCTTGAAGCGAGCCGTCATGTATAA
- a CDS encoding J domain-containing protein, whose product MEEEFIIWNGNLGVRDFVTIGEIKIRDDKTYAWLEEPYEMVGPFDLNELKTDGKICFAACIVISKEKWIEDGLLLRQEALDKQRKQQEDIDRFNKQKQVQAKSKQHKEKEFRELLCLPLEGVLETAQIKAAYRRISKKVHPDLGGDHEKFIQITIARDTLLEISTF is encoded by the coding sequence ATGGAAGAGGAGTTTATTATATGGAATGGCAACTTAGGTGTTCGTGATTTTGTAACAATCGGTGAGATTAAAATCAGAGATGACAAAACATATGCTTGGCTGGAAGAGCCGTATGAGATGGTAGGGCCATTTGATTTAAATGAACTAAAAACAGATGGAAAAATCTGTTTTGCCGCTTGTATTGTTATCTCTAAAGAAAAATGGATAGAAGATGGACTGCTCTTACGTCAAGAAGCCTTGGATAAACAACGAAAACAACAAGAGGATATTGATCGTTTTAATAAACAAAAGCAAGTTCAAGCAAAGAGTAAACAGCACAAAGAAAAAGAGTTTAGAGAACTGTTGTGTTTGCCTTTGGAAGGTGTACTAGAAACAGCCCAAATTAAAGCTGCATACAGACGTATAAGTAAGAAAGTACATCCCGATCTAGGTGGAGATCATGAAAAATTTATTCAAATTACAATTGCACGTGATACCTTACTTGAAATATCAACATTCTAA
- a CDS encoding sensor histidine kinase, which produces MKNNPFNQENDIVIKRRKNPKGEYAHLNTTELLDAVKKSAHSTHRADLDILLEIFLERYNARQDELDKLNKDLEQRINAEVQKSKLNQKRFEQQAKMAAMGEMMDAVAHQWKQPLNALSMMGDLLVSDYESGDLNLASLKEMREDMQVQIDHMVTTLSEFRNFFRPKEKNETFGLKRSTQSVALLVKDEFLKNNINIKIVPEHETLIFGNENEFKHLVLNIINNAKDAFNERAIQNREIVIDFMKDNGCTYLEIADNAGGIPAHIIGDIFKPEVTTKPEGKGTGVGLYMSMQIAQKLGGELNVKNNAAGAVFQLRIPNINH; this is translated from the coding sequence ATGAAAAACAATCCATTTAATCAAGAAAATGATATTGTTATAAAACGACGCAAAAATCCTAAAGGTGAATACGCCCATTTAAATACTACAGAACTTTTAGACGCCGTCAAAAAAAGTGCACACTCTACTCATCGTGCCGATCTCGACATTCTATTGGAAATTTTTTTAGAACGCTACAATGCACGTCAAGATGAACTCGATAAACTCAACAAAGATCTCGAACAGCGCATTAACGCTGAAGTACAAAAAAGCAAACTCAATCAAAAAAGATTTGAACAGCAAGCAAAAATGGCTGCAATGGGTGAGATGATGGATGCAGTAGCCCATCAATGGAAACAACCTCTTAATGCTCTTTCAATGATGGGGGATCTACTTGTAAGTGATTATGAATCGGGAGATTTAAACCTTGCTTCACTTAAAGAGATGCGTGAAGATATGCAGGTACAGATCGATCATATGGTCACTACCCTCTCAGAGTTTAGAAACTTTTTCAGACCAAAAGAGAAAAATGAAACTTTCGGGCTCAAACGCTCAACCCAAAGCGTAGCACTTTTAGTCAAAGACGAGTTTTTGAAAAATAACATTAACATCAAAATAGTACCTGAGCATGAAACACTGATTTTCGGTAATGAAAATGAGTTTAAACACCTGGTGCTCAACATCATTAACAACGCCAAAGATGCTTTCAATGAAAGAGCTATACAAAACCGAGAAATTGTTATAGACTTTATGAAGGACAACGGTTGTACCTACTTAGAGATTGCAGACAATGCAGGGGGAATTCCAGCCCATATAATCGGTGATATCTTTAAGCCCGAAGTAACAACAAAACCGGAAGGAAAAGGGACTGGAGTCGGTCTCTATATGAGTATGCAGATAGCACAAAAACTCGGCGGTGAGCTCAATGTAAAAAACAACGCAGCCGGTGCCGTATTTCAACTGAGAATTCCAAATATAAATCATTAA
- the glnA gene encoding type I glutamate--ammonia ligase, protein MGKFVNSVEEFFTFCEENDVQFVDFRFTDLKGAWHHISYRMSAVSAELLTNGLPFDGSSIDAWQPINKSDMLLKVDVPTAFLDPFTADPTIVVFCDVFDIYKGELYEKCPRSIAKKALAHADELGIADAAYFGPENEFFIFDDVKFVDNINEAGYKIDTEEGEWNSGTAYEDMYNTGHRPGTKGGYFPVAPTDSMVDLRAEMMQVLEQVGLEVVLGHHEVAQGQGEIGVVFSDIIGAADNVQKYKYVVKMIAHLNGKTATFMPKPLFGDNGNGMHVHQSLWKDGKNLFYKEGEYGNLSEMALHYAGGIFKHAKAVAALTNPSTNSYKRLLPGFEAPSILTYSSQNRSAACRIPYGAGEKATRIEMRFPDSSACPYLAFAAMMMAGLDGIANKTIPTGPMDIDLFELSLDEIREKGIVQMPHTLREAIEGLIADNDFLKPVFTQEFIDAYQHYQFERQVWPDEGRPTAYEFKTTYQC, encoded by the coding sequence ATGGGAAAATTCGTTAACAGTGTAGAAGAATTTTTCACTTTTTGTGAAGAAAATGATGTTCAGTTTGTAGACTTTAGATTTACAGACCTTAAAGGTGCATGGCACCATATTTCATACAGAATGAGTGCTGTATCAGCTGAACTTTTAACAAATGGTTTACCGTTTGACGGTTCATCAATCGATGCATGGCAGCCAATTAACAAGTCGGATATGCTTCTTAAAGTAGATGTACCTACTGCTTTCTTAGATCCGTTTACTGCTGATCCTACAATAGTTGTATTTTGTGATGTTTTTGATATTTACAAAGGTGAACTATACGAAAAATGTCCACGTTCAATTGCTAAAAAAGCACTTGCTCACGCAGATGAGTTAGGTATTGCTGATGCTGCTTACTTCGGACCAGAAAATGAATTCTTCATTTTTGATGATGTAAAATTTGTTGACAACATCAATGAAGCTGGTTACAAAATCGACACTGAAGAGGGTGAATGGAACTCAGGTACTGCTTATGAAGATATGTACAACACTGGTCACCGCCCAGGAACTAAAGGTGGTTACTTCCCAGTAGCTCCAACAGACTCAATGGTAGATCTTCGTGCTGAGATGATGCAAGTTTTAGAGCAAGTTGGTTTAGAAGTTGTTCTTGGTCACCACGAAGTTGCTCAAGGTCAAGGTGAAATCGGTGTTGTTTTCTCTGACATTATCGGTGCAGCTGACAACGTTCAAAAATATAAATACGTTGTTAAAATGATCGCACACCTTAACGGTAAAACTGCTACTTTCATGCCAAAACCATTATTCGGTGACAACGGTAACGGTATGCACGTTCACCAATCTCTATGGAAAGACGGTAAAAACTTATTCTACAAAGAGGGTGAGTACGGTAACCTTTCTGAAATGGCTTTACACTATGCTGGCGGTATCTTTAAACATGCTAAAGCTGTTGCTGCATTAACAAACCCATCAACAAACTCATACAAAAGACTTTTACCAGGTTTCGAAGCACCAAGTATTTTAACTTACTCTTCTCAAAACCGTTCAGCTGCTTGTCGTATCCCTTACGGTGCAGGTGAAAAAGCTACTCGTATCGAGATGAGATTCCCGGATTCAAGTGCATGTCCATACTTAGCATTCGCTGCTATGATGATGGCTGGTCTTGACGGTATCGCAAACAAAACTATCCCAACTGGTCCAATGGATATCGATTTATTCGAACTTTCATTAGATGAAATTCGTGAAAAAGGTATCGTTCAAATGCCACACACTTTACGTGAAGCAATTGAAGGTTTAATCGCTGATAACGATTTCCTAAAACCTGTATTTACTCAAGAATTTATTGATGCTTACCAACACTACCAATTCGAGCGTCAAGTATGGCCTGATGAAGGTCGTCCAACTGCATACGAGTTTAAAACAACTTACCAGTGCTAG
- a CDS encoding ABC transporter permease: MYKLLAKLAWKNSFLRLSRTFLLIMMISVSMSMMLSIQALYDGMAENMLDKNRRSYSGDVSIFAKGYLIDKEIKDIISDADMMTKNLKENPGVTSVIGRVNVQGLLSTARKSSFITLVGFDLEDEKQFGQFDQFLKSGELSVEKNSAIIGLELAKKLKVKIGSKVVFSAQDVHGEIISVAYKIKAIVQTTNIALDAKGMFVDKTRLQKLLGLQSNQVSQISVMLSDEKVTKEIQNRYREYDVKSFMELQPMMQQMQDIMYIFNSITFMIVMSVVFVGIFGVMYVSILDRIREFGIMMSVGYHYKYVRLQVILEAVIVGFLGYVVGAVLGYGMLLYLQYYGLDFTSFSDALEMWGYESVIYGTIKGSYFTTTFVAIVLASLLSVVIPLRKLKKLSLVDIIKVEK, translated from the coding sequence ATGTATAAACTGCTTGCAAAACTTGCCTGGAAAAACTCTTTTTTACGACTTTCTCGTACATTCTTACTTATTATGATGATATCTGTGAGTATGAGTATGATGCTCTCGATCCAAGCCTTGTATGACGGGATGGCAGAGAATATGCTTGATAAAAACAGACGTTCATACAGCGGGGATGTGAGTATCTTTGCTAAAGGGTATCTGATCGACAAAGAGATCAAAGATATCATTAGTGATGCAGATATGATGACAAAGAATTTAAAAGAGAATCCCGGCGTTACTTCCGTGATAGGAAGGGTAAATGTTCAAGGGTTGTTATCTACTGCAAGAAAGTCCTCATTTATCACCTTGGTAGGGTTTGATTTAGAGGATGAAAAACAGTTTGGTCAGTTTGATCAGTTTTTAAAAAGTGGGGAGCTGAGTGTTGAGAAAAACTCTGCGATTATCGGTTTGGAGTTAGCTAAAAAACTGAAAGTGAAAATCGGCTCAAAAGTTGTTTTCTCCGCGCAGGATGTCCACGGTGAAATTATCTCAGTTGCTTACAAGATCAAAGCGATTGTACAAACTACAAATATAGCCCTTGATGCAAAAGGGATGTTTGTAGATAAAACAAGGCTGCAAAAACTGCTAGGACTCCAAAGCAATCAGGTCTCTCAAATATCTGTAATGCTCTCCGATGAAAAAGTAACAAAGGAGATTCAAAACAGATACAGAGAGTATGATGTAAAAAGTTTTATGGAACTCCAGCCGATGATGCAACAGATGCAAGATATAATGTATATCTTTAACTCGATCACTTTTATGATTGTCATGAGTGTTGTTTTTGTAGGAATCTTCGGGGTAATGTATGTCTCTATACTCGATCGTATACGTGAGTTTGGGATTATGATGAGTGTTGGGTATCATTATAAATATGTACGTTTACAGGTTATTCTTGAAGCTGTGATAGTTGGATTTTTAGGTTATGTTGTCGGTGCGGTTTTAGGGTACGGGATGCTTCTGTATCTACAATACTACGGGCTTGATTTTACCTCTTTTTCAGACGCTTTGGAGATGTGGGGATATGAGTCTGTGATATACGGAACAATCAAGGGGAGCTACTTTACAACTACCTTTGTCGCTATTGTCCTGGCCTCGTTATTGAGTGTAGTGATACCGCTAAGAAAATTGAAAAAGCTGAGTCTTGTAGATATCATAAAGGTTGAAAAATGA
- a CDS encoding outer membrane lipoprotein-sorting protein yields the protein MKSLLFLSLSFFFLFGDEAADIVKKLDENLRGSTIYIELTMKVVSSGHERVIKLENYAQGSEKSFVKITYPPRDRGITFLSLDNQMWQYVPKIERVIKIPPSMMLQKWMGSDISNDDIVKQSSLVEDYNPKIINKKENIVTLQLTPKEDAAVVWGKIDLEIDLNTYTSQKDTYYDEDGKIVRFFIYRDVQKYGKYYIPLYWRVEPYDKEGQYTEITLQKVQYDIDIPHEYFQKSALKRFSR from the coding sequence ATGAAATCTCTACTGTTTCTAAGCCTTTCTTTCTTTTTCTTGTTTGGCGATGAAGCGGCAGATATTGTTAAAAAACTCGATGAAAATCTGAGGGGAAGCACTATCTATATAGAGCTTACTATGAAAGTAGTTTCATCGGGGCATGAAAGGGTGATCAAGTTAGAGAACTATGCGCAAGGAAGTGAAAAAAGTTTTGTCAAGATCACTTACCCGCCCCGCGATCGAGGGATCACTTTTTTAAGCTTAGATAATCAGATGTGGCAGTATGTCCCTAAAATCGAGAGGGTTATAAAAATACCGCCATCTATGATGTTGCAAAAATGGATGGGGAGCGATATCAGCAATGACGATATCGTAAAACAAAGCTCCCTTGTTGAAGATTACAATCCCAAGATCATCAATAAAAAAGAGAATATTGTGACCCTTCAACTTACTCCGAAAGAGGATGCAGCGGTTGTTTGGGGAAAGATAGATTTAGAGATTGACCTAAATACCTACACTTCCCAAAAAGACACCTACTACGATGAAGATGGAAAAATTGTACGTTTTTTTATCTATAGAGATGTCCAAAAGTACGGGAAATATTACATCCCTTTGTATTGGAGGGTAGAGCCGTATGACAAAGAGGGACAATATACGGAGATAACACTGCAAAAAGTACAATATGATATAGATATCCCCCATGAATACTTTCAAAAAAGTGCACTTAAGAGATTTTCTAGATAA